One window from the genome of Pseudomonas fluorescens encodes:
- a CDS encoding GGDEF domain-containing protein: MALHRVRPRILGFISEDVSAWLVASLVLLAGTFLTGLLSWAMTNLFSQQLRQRFELQAEERFSRIEERFQDEEQRLDGLRRFFANSVKVSNAEFHGYVEPLLRRTLAFAWAPRVSRDLRQSFEQETRAQGDDAFAIREADDSGGLRRAAERDEYVPVLYLQSQPLSMSPLGFDLLSHPLRRAALERARLLGTVAVSQPLDLMGVGPDFARGVLLVAPVTRASAKEPFGYVVAGINMRQLVGDGLPTAGHDNLSMRVLDPSTSDREEVLFDTLDAPGDSDLSATRLLHLADHNYRVELRPSRVFLSSNHSSITGMVILGGLLSLLLSALLYVLVSQRQRALKLVEQRTRELRAREQELRGTHGQLRGVLDAATQVAIIATDLRGVITTFNAGAEQMLGYPSCEVLQSMTLESLHVPRELQARAAQLGARFGKPIPTCHAMLLEGGEQGGQQAREWTLVRRDGSHLTVNMLATPMLDEQGLWVGHLAICIDVTERKRVHEALAARDLLLKKLSAHVPGGIYQFKMDFNGRFSVIYASDGIRDIYELEPDVLVQNAEAIFSRIHSLDSTRVRASIRASAHTLSPWREEYRVQLPLRGLRWVRGEATPEELPGGGVLWHGYISDISDLKRVEEELRALSVTDALTGIRNRRYFQERLTSEMARVERGSGGLAVIMLDIDHFKRINDQHGHAVGDRVLQAVCQRIAQRLRRTDVFCRLGGEEFVVLCPDTDSDSAYSLALELWEGLRAAPIEDVGVVTASFGIATWRAGEGADALLLRADSGVYAAKQAGRDRVETQLG, encoded by the coding sequence ATGGCATTGCATCGGGTGCGCCCCAGGATCCTGGGCTTTATCAGCGAAGATGTGTCGGCCTGGCTAGTGGCTTCGCTGGTGCTGCTGGCCGGCACCTTCCTGACCGGCTTGCTGAGCTGGGCGATGACGAACCTGTTCAGTCAGCAACTGCGCCAGCGCTTCGAGTTGCAAGCCGAGGAGCGCTTCAGCCGTATCGAAGAACGCTTCCAGGACGAAGAACAACGTCTCGATGGTTTGCGGCGGTTCTTTGCCAATTCGGTAAAGGTTTCCAACGCGGAATTTCACGGCTACGTCGAACCGCTGTTGCGGCGCACCCTGGCCTTCGCCTGGGCGCCCCGGGTATCTCGGGACCTGCGACAATCCTTCGAGCAAGAGACGCGAGCCCAGGGGGACGACGCCTTTGCCATCCGCGAGGCCGACGATAGCGGCGGCTTGCGGCGGGCCGCCGAGCGGGACGAGTACGTGCCGGTACTGTACCTCCAGAGCCAGCCGCTTTCGATGTCCCCCCTGGGGTTCGATCTGCTTTCCCATCCATTGCGGCGGGCCGCGCTTGAACGAGCGCGTTTGCTCGGTACGGTGGCGGTTTCGCAGCCGTTGGACCTGATGGGTGTCGGACCGGACTTCGCCCGTGGCGTGTTGCTGGTGGCGCCGGTCACCCGAGCCTCGGCCAAGGAACCGTTCGGTTACGTGGTGGCGGGTATCAACATGCGTCAGCTGGTGGGCGATGGCTTGCCGACCGCAGGTCATGACAACCTTTCGATGCGTGTTCTGGACCCGTCCACGTCCGACCGGGAGGAAGTGTTGTTCGACACTCTCGACGCGCCGGGTGACAGTGATTTATCGGCGACCCGCCTGTTGCACCTGGCCGATCACAATTACCGGGTGGAATTGCGGCCCAGCCGGGTGTTCCTGTCGAGCAATCACTCTTCGATCACGGGCATGGTGATACTCGGCGGCTTGCTCAGCCTGCTGCTCAGTGCCTTGCTCTACGTGCTGGTCAGCCAGCGGCAGCGGGCCTTGAAGCTGGTGGAGCAACGCACCCGTGAACTGCGCGCCCGGGAACAGGAATTGCGCGGTACCCACGGCCAGTTGCGCGGTGTGCTGGATGCCGCAACCCAGGTCGCGATCATTGCCACTGACCTGCGCGGCGTTATCACGACATTCAACGCTGGCGCCGAACAGATGCTCGGCTACCCGAGTTGCGAGGTGCTGCAAAGCATGACCCTGGAAAGCCTGCATGTGCCCCGCGAGCTCCAGGCCCGGGCCGCCCAGCTCGGCGCGCGTTTTGGCAAACCGATCCCCACCTGCCATGCGATGCTGCTCGAGGGCGGTGAACAGGGTGGGCAACAGGCGCGGGAATGGACCCTGGTACGCCGCGATGGCAGCCACTTGACCGTGAACATGCTCGCCACACCGATGCTCGATGAGCAGGGGCTGTGGGTCGGGCACCTGGCAATCTGCATCGACGTCACCGAACGCAAACGCGTCCACGAAGCGCTGGCGGCCCGTGACCTGCTGTTGAAAAAGCTCAGCGCTCATGTGCCCGGGGGGATCTACCAGTTCAAGATGGACTTCAATGGTCGCTTCAGCGTGATCTATGCCAGCGACGGCATCCGCGACATCTATGAGTTGGAACCCGATGTACTGGTGCAGAACGCCGAGGCGATTTTCTCGCGTATTCACTCCTTGGACAGTACACGCGTCCGCGCTTCGATCCGTGCTTCGGCCCACACCTTGAGCCCGTGGCGTGAAGAGTACCGGGTGCAACTGCCTTTGCGCGGCCTGCGTTGGGTGCGCGGCGAGGCCACGCCTGAGGAGCTGCCTGGCGGTGGGGTGTTGTGGCACGGCTATATCTCGGATATTTCCGACCTCAAACGCGTGGAAGAAGAACTGCGGGCGCTGTCCGTGACCGACGCCCTGACCGGCATTCGCAATCGCCGCTATTTCCAGGAGCGCCTGACCTCGGAGATGGCCCGGGTCGAGCGTGGTTCCGGTGGGCTGGCGGTCATCATGCTCGACATCGACCACTTCAAGCGCATCAATGACCAACACGGCCATGCGGTGGGCGACCGGGTATTGCAGGCGGTCTGCCAGCGCATTGCCCAACGGTTGCGCCGCACCGATGTGTTCTGCCGGTTGGGTGGGGAAGAGTTCGTGGTGCTGTGCCCGGACACTGACAGCGACAGCGCCTATTCCCTGGCCCTGGAACTGTGGGAAGGCTTGCGGGCTGCGCCCATCGAGGATGTGGGGGTGGTCACCGCCAGTTTCGGCATCGCCACCTGGCGCGCCGGGGAGGGCGCCGATGCGTTGCTGCTCAGGGCCGACTCGGGTGTGTACGCGGCCAAGCAGGCCGGGCGGGATCGGGTCGAGACGCAGTTGGGTTAG
- the rlmKL gene encoding bifunctional 23S rRNA (guanine(2069)-N(7))-methyltransferase RlmK/23S rRNA (guanine(2445)-N(2))-methyltransferase RlmL → MSDRFELFLTCPKGLEGLLIEEAVGLGLEEAREHTSAVRGMADMETAYRLCLWSRLANRVLLVLKRFPMKDAEDLYHGVLDVDWQDHMLADGTLAVEFSGHGSGIDNTHFGALKVKDAIVDKLRTPTGERPSIDKLNPDLRIHLRLDRGEAILSLDLSGHSLHQRGYRLQQGAAPLKENLAAAILIRAGWPRIAAEGGALADPMCGVGTFLVEAGMIAADMAPNLRRQQWGFTAWLGHVPALWKKLHEEATARAAAGLAKPPLWIRGYEADPRLIQPGRNNVERAGLSEWIKIYQGEVATFEPRPDQNQKGLVICNPPYGERLGDEASLLYLYQNLGERLRQACLNWEAAVFTGAPDLGKRMGIRSHKQYSFWNGALPCKLLLIKVLPDQFVTGERRTPEQRQAEREQAAYDQAPEVPQERQYNKNGNPIKPAPAPAPVVEQARLSEGGQMFANRLQKNLKLLSKWAKREGVDCYRVYDADMPEYSMAIDLYHDWVHVQEYVAPKSIDPEKASARLFDALAAIPQALNVDKSRVVIKRRERQSGTKQYERQSAQGKFTEVNEGGVKLLVNLTDYLDTGLFLDHRPMRLRIQKEAAGKRFLNLFCYTATASVHAAKGGARSTTSVDLSKTYLDWARRNLSLNGFSDKNRLEQGDVMAWLEASRDEYDLIFIDPPTFSNSKRMEGVFDVQRDHVQLLDLAMARLAPGGVLYFSNNFRKFQLEDNLGERYAVEEITAKTIDPDFARNGKIHRAWKIMAR, encoded by the coding sequence ATGTCCGATCGTTTCGAACTCTTCCTCACCTGCCCCAAGGGCCTCGAAGGCCTGCTGATCGAGGAAGCCGTCGGGCTTGGCCTTGAAGAGGCGCGCGAGCACACCTCGGCCGTGCGCGGCATGGCCGACATGGAAACGGCTTACCGCCTGTGCCTGTGGTCGCGCCTGGCCAACCGCGTGTTGCTGGTGCTCAAGCGCTTCCCGATGAAGGATGCCGAAGACCTGTACCACGGTGTGCTGGATGTCGACTGGCAAGACCATATGCTGGCCGATGGCACCCTGGCGGTGGAGTTCAGTGGTCATGGCTCGGGTATCGACAACACTCACTTCGGCGCCTTGAAGGTCAAGGACGCCATTGTCGACAAACTGCGCACCCCGACGGGCGAGCGACCGTCCATCGACAAGCTCAACCCGGACCTGCGTATCCACCTGCGCCTGGACCGCGGCGAAGCGATCCTCTCCCTCGACCTTTCCGGCCACAGCCTGCACCAGCGCGGTTATCGCCTGCAGCAAGGCGCCGCGCCGCTGAAGGAAAACCTCGCCGCCGCGATCCTGATCCGCGCCGGTTGGCCGCGCATTGCCGCTGAAGGCGGGGCGCTGGCCGACCCGATGTGCGGTGTCGGCACGTTCCTGGTGGAAGCAGGCATGATCGCCGCCGATATGGCGCCGAACCTGCGTCGCCAGCAGTGGGGCTTCACCGCCTGGCTCGGCCATGTGCCGGCGTTGTGGAAGAAACTCCACGAAGAGGCCACCGCCCGCGCCGCCGCCGGGCTGGCCAAGCCGCCGTTGTGGATTCGCGGCTACGAAGCCGACCCACGGCTGATCCAGCCGGGCCGCAACAACGTCGAGCGTGCGGGCCTGAGCGAGTGGATCAAGATCTATCAGGGCGAAGTCGCCACCTTTGAACCGCGTCCGGACCAGAACCAGAAAGGCCTGGTGATCTGCAACCCGCCGTACGGCGAGCGTCTGGGCGACGAAGCCAGCCTGCTTTACCTCTACCAGAATCTCGGCGAACGTCTGCGCCAGGCCTGCCTGAACTGGGAGGCGGCGGTGTTCACCGGCGCGCCAGACCTGGGCAAGCGCATGGGCATTCGCAGCCACAAGCAGTATTCGTTCTGGAACGGCGCCTTGCCGTGCAAGCTGCTGCTGATCAAGGTCCTGCCGGATCAGTTCGTCACCGGCGAGCGTCGCACCCCGGAGCAACGCCAGGCCGAGCGCGAGCAGGCCGCCTACGATCAGGCCCCTGAAGTACCGCAAGAGCGCCAGTACAACAAGAACGGCAACCCGATCAAACCGGCTCCGGCACCGGCCCCTGTGGTCGAGCAGGCGCGGTTGAGCGAAGGCGGGCAGATGTTCGCCAATCGCCTGCAAAAGAACCTCAAGTTGCTGAGTAAATGGGCCAAGCGTGAAGGTGTGGACTGCTACCGGGTCTACGATGCCGACATGCCGGAATATTCCATGGCCATCGACCTCTACCACGACTGGGTTCACGTCCAGGAATACGTCGCGCCGAAGTCCATCGACCCGGAAAAGGCCTCGGCCCGCTTGTTCGACGCCCTGGCGGCCATCCCCCAGGCACTGAACGTCGACAAGAGCCGTGTGGTGATCAAGCGCCGCGAGCGTCAGAGCGGCACCAAGCAGTACGAGCGCCAGAGCGCCCAGGGCAAGTTCACCGAGGTCAACGAAGGCGGCGTGAAGCTGCTGGTCAACCTTACCGACTATCTGGATACCGGGCTGTTTCTCGATCATCGGCCGATGCGCCTGCGGATCCAGAAAGAAGCAGCCGGCAAACGCTTCCTCAACCTGTTCTGCTACACCGCGACCGCCAGCGTCCACGCTGCCAAGGGTGGTGCTCGGAGCACCACCAGTGTCGACCTGTCGAAAACCTACCTGGACTGGGCGCGGCGCAACCTGTCGCTCAATGGTTTTTCCGACAAGAACCGTCTGGAGCAGGGCGACGTGATGGCCTGGCTGGAAGCCAGTCGTGACGAGTACGACCTGATCTTCATCGACCCGCCGACCTTCTCCAACTCCAAGCGCATGGAAGGCGTGTTCGATGTGCAGCGTGACCACGTCCAGTTGCTGGACCTGGCCATGGCGCGCCTGGCCCCGGGCGGTGTGCTGTATTTCTCCAACAACTTCCGCAAGTTCCAGCTCGAGGACAATCTCGGCGAGCGCTACGCGGTGGAAGAGATCACCGCCAAGACCATTGATCCGGATTTTGCCCGCAACGGCAAGATCCACCGTGCCTGGAAGATCATGGCCCGTTGA
- a CDS encoding YggL family protein gives MATNRSQRLRKKLCVDEFQELGFELNLDFKEDLADEAIDAFLDAFLKEAMEANGLGYVGGDDYGLVCLQKRGSVTEAQRAAVEAWLKARPELTSVEVSPLMDVWYPEKPINPVA, from the coding sequence ATGGCGACTAACCGTTCCCAGCGTCTGCGCAAAAAACTGTGCGTGGATGAATTTCAAGAGCTGGGTTTCGAACTGAACCTGGATTTCAAAGAAGATCTGGCCGATGAGGCTATTGACGCTTTCCTCGACGCTTTCCTGAAAGAAGCCATGGAAGCCAACGGCCTGGGCTACGTCGGCGGCGACGACTACGGTCTGGTTTGCCTGCAGAAGCGTGGCTCGGTCACCGAAGCGCAGCGCGCTGCCGTTGAAGCCTGGCTCAAGGCCCGTCCTGAGCTGACCAGCGTGGAAGTCAGCCCGCTGATGGACGTCTGGTACCCGGAAAAGCCGATCAATCCGGTCGCTTGA
- a CDS encoding quinone-dependent dihydroorotate dehydrogenase, with amino-acid sequence MYTLARQLLFKLSPETSHDLSLDLIGAGGRLGLNGLLCKAPAKLPVTVMGLAFPNPVGLAAGLDKNGAAIDGFAQLGFGFVEIGTVTPRPQPGNPKPRIFRLPQAEAIINRMGFNNLGVDNLLARVAAAKYQGVLGINIGKNFDTPVERAVDDYLICLDKVYAHASYVTVNVSSPNTPGLRSLQFGDSLKQLLADLARRRAELALTHGRHVPLAIKIAPDMTDEETTQVAQALIETGMDAVIATNTTLGREGVEGLEHGDEAGGLSGAPVRDKSTHTVKVLAAELAGRLPIIAAGGITEGKHAAEKITAGASLVQIYSGFIYKGPALIRESVDAIAALG; translated from the coding sequence ATGTACACCCTGGCCCGTCAGCTGTTGTTCAAACTTTCCCCGGAAACCTCCCACGATCTGTCCCTTGACCTGATCGGCGCGGGCGGACGTTTGGGCCTCAACGGTTTGCTGTGCAAGGCACCGGCGAAATTGCCGGTGACGGTCATGGGCCTGGCGTTTCCCAACCCGGTCGGGTTGGCGGCGGGCCTGGACAAGAATGGTGCGGCCATCGACGGGTTCGCCCAGTTGGGTTTCGGTTTCGTCGAAATCGGCACCGTTACCCCACGACCCCAGCCGGGCAACCCCAAGCCACGGATCTTCCGCCTGCCGCAAGCCGAGGCGATCATCAACCGCATGGGTTTCAACAACCTGGGTGTAGACAACCTGCTGGCTCGCGTCGCAGCGGCCAAGTACCAGGGCGTGCTGGGCATCAACATCGGCAAGAACTTCGACACGCCAGTGGAGCGGGCCGTCGACGACTACCTGATCTGCCTGGACAAGGTCTACGCCCACGCCAGCTACGTGACCGTCAACGTCAGCTCCCCCAACACCCCGGGGCTGCGCAGCCTGCAATTCGGTGATTCCCTCAAGCAATTGCTGGCCGACCTGGCCCGGCGTCGCGCGGAACTGGCGTTGACCCACGGCCGGCATGTGCCACTGGCGATCAAGATCGCCCCGGACATGACCGACGAGGAGACCACCCAGGTGGCCCAGGCCCTGATCGAGACGGGCATGGACGCGGTGATCGCCACCAACACGACCCTGGGGCGCGAAGGTGTCGAAGGGCTGGAGCACGGTGACGAGGCGGGTGGTTTGTCTGGCGCGCCAGTGCGTGACAAGAGCACCCACACCGTGAAGGTGCTGGCCGCTGAATTGGCGGGGCGCTTGCCGATCATCGCGGCGGGCGGGATTACCGAAGGCAAGCATGCCGCCGAGAAGATCACCGCCGGGGCGAGCCTGGTGCAGATCTATTCGGGGTTCATCTATAAAGGGCCGGCGTTGATCCGCGAATCGGTGGATGCCATTGCGGCGTTGGGTTGA
- the sctI gene encoding type III secretion system inner rod subunit SctI, giving the protein MSIQAVSPSVSARSALIELRGPQEGPVVSLESRMIELFAGSAVNSEQEVSAINQLMQRPDVTHPEVLAHLQELTGQYNVEINLLNVLVRKGVSTAETLLRAS; this is encoded by the coding sequence ATGTCTATCCAAGCTGTTTCCCCGTCGGTCAGTGCGCGCTCGGCCTTGATTGAGTTGCGCGGCCCGCAGGAAGGTCCGGTCGTGTCACTGGAATCGCGAATGATCGAATTGTTTGCCGGTTCCGCCGTCAACAGCGAGCAAGAGGTCTCGGCGATCAATCAGTTGATGCAACGGCCGGACGTCACTCACCCCGAAGTGCTGGCCCACCTGCAGGAGTTGACCGGGCAGTACAACGTGGAGATCAATCTGCTCAACGTGCTGGTGCGCAAAGGGGTGAGCACGGCAGAAACCTTGTTGCGTGCGTCATGA
- the rmf gene encoding ribosome modulation factor, producing MRRLKRDPLERAFLRGYQYGVGGKSRELCPFTLPSVRQAWINGWREGRGDNWDGMTGTAGIHRLNELHAVG from the coding sequence ATGAGAAGACTTAAGCGTGATCCGTTGGAAAGAGCATTTTTACGTGGTTACCAATATGGCGTTGGTGGTAAATCCCGTGAGCTTTGCCCCTTTACTCTACCGTCGGTACGTCAAGCCTGGATCAACGGCTGGCGAGAAGGACGCGGCGACAACTGGGACGGTATGACCGGCACTGCGGGTATCCACAGACTCAACGAACTTCACGCCGTCGGCTGA
- a CDS encoding secretion system protein, which yields MSDLECLERILAEPLAYLHPQRLVVPAGFEGDEARDLLDRIVLEGLALQGPWPSPPLTGVAKQWVRHWRQLPYIASLMGACRMRAELARGAALLGLPGSVRRFASFNLEARERLTIECPPVSLEQVQAAGLNALWGWHGYVPSPLLERLDLQFCEAVVHLHRQWPVTKPDPTLFFLAVQHARLHPNPD from the coding sequence ATGTCGGACCTTGAGTGTCTGGAACGCATCCTCGCCGAGCCTTTGGCCTACCTGCACCCCCAGCGCCTGGTCGTACCGGCGGGGTTCGAGGGCGATGAGGCCCGCGATCTGCTCGACCGGATCGTCCTCGAGGGGCTGGCACTGCAAGGGCCGTGGCCCTCACCGCCGTTGACCGGCGTGGCGAAGCAGTGGGTTCGTCATTGGCGGCAATTGCCCTACATCGCCTCGCTCATGGGCGCCTGTCGCATGCGCGCCGAACTGGCGCGCGGCGCGGCGCTGCTGGGCCTGCCAGGCTCGGTTCGCCGGTTCGCCAGTTTCAACCTGGAGGCTCGGGAACGCCTGACGATCGAATGTCCGCCGGTTTCGCTGGAACAGGTACAAGCGGCCGGCCTCAACGCATTATGGGGCTGGCACGGGTACGTCCCGTCCCCGCTGCTCGAACGCCTGGACTTGCAGTTCTGCGAGGCGGTGGTTCACCTGCACCGGCAATGGCCCGTCACGAAACCTGATCCAACCTTGTTCTTTTTGGCGGTGCAGCATGCTCGACTCCATCCGAACCCTGACTGA
- the sctF gene encoding type III secretion system needle filament subunit SctF: MIPLFPDDFLGKQAVAFELGAQGLKEALDQALVDLKADASDPGKLAAYQTAFSSYTVFRNAQTNTIKGFKDIDMAIIQAAR, encoded by the coding sequence ATGATTCCCTTATTCCCCGATGACTTTCTCGGCAAGCAAGCCGTTGCCTTCGAGCTTGGCGCCCAAGGCCTGAAGGAAGCCTTGGACCAAGCGCTGGTGGACCTCAAGGCGGATGCTTCAGACCCCGGAAAACTGGCGGCCTATCAGACCGCGTTTTCCTCCTACACGGTGTTCCGCAACGCCCAGACCAACACGATCAAGGGCTTCAAGGATATCGACATGGCGATCATCCAGGCGGCTCGCTGA
- the dacB gene encoding D-alanyl-D-alanine carboxypeptidase/D-alanyl-D-alanine-endopeptidase: MIKSLRPLLLASLLLPLALPVTAHAATINTALSPNVQKALKASKLQDDALSLVMVPLNGPGTPTLYNADVSVNPASTMKLVTTYAALEMLGPNHQWKTEFYTDGTLSGGILNGNLYLKGGGDPKLNMEKLWLLMRDLRANGVQQITGDLVLDRSFFIQPQLPEFNDDGNDENKPFLVKPDSLLVNLKALRFVARNDGGRVLVSVEPPIASIRIENQVKAVNSKQCAGGVRYNPVPQADGSVTVTVGGQLGDGCSSQTYLSLLDHATYTAGAVRAIWKELGGSIQGKDRLAATPSNAKVLARAFSPDLAEIIRDINKYSNNTMAQQLFLSLGAQFRNEADGDDAKAAQRVVRQWLAKKGITAPHLVMENGSGLSRAERVSAREMAAMLQAAWRSPYSAEFISSMPIAGTDGTMRKRLKTTAMAGEAHVKTGTLNTVRAIAGYSRDINGNTWAVVAILNDPKPWGASSVLDQVLLDLYRQPKLPQTASVL; encoded by the coding sequence ATGATCAAATCTTTGCGTCCACTGCTTCTGGCCAGCCTTCTTCTTCCCCTGGCCCTCCCTGTCACCGCCCACGCCGCCACGATCAACACTGCCCTGTCGCCCAATGTGCAAAAGGCCCTCAAGGCCAGCAAACTGCAGGATGACGCCCTGTCCCTGGTGATGGTGCCGCTCAATGGCCCCGGCACTCCGACCCTGTACAACGCCGACGTTTCGGTCAACCCCGCTTCCACCATGAAACTGGTGACCACCTACGCGGCCCTGGAAATGCTCGGCCCCAATCACCAGTGGAAAACCGAGTTCTACACCGACGGCACCCTCAGCGGCGGGATTCTCAACGGCAACCTGTACCTCAAGGGCGGCGGCGATCCCAAGCTGAACATGGAAAAACTCTGGCTGCTGATGCGCGACCTGCGGGCCAACGGCGTGCAGCAGATCACCGGCGACCTGGTCCTGGACCGCAGTTTCTTCATCCAGCCGCAACTGCCCGAGTTCAACGACGACGGCAACGACGAAAACAAGCCGTTCCTGGTCAAGCCCGACTCGCTGCTGGTCAACCTCAAGGCCCTGCGCTTCGTCGCCCGCAATGACGGCGGCCGGGTGCTGGTGTCGGTGGAACCGCCGATTGCCAGCATTCGCATCGAAAACCAGGTCAAGGCGGTCAATTCCAAGCAATGCGCCGGCGGCGTGCGCTACAACCCGGTGCCACAGGCAGACGGCAGCGTGACGGTGACCGTCGGCGGCCAGCTTGGTGACGGTTGCAGCTCCCAGACCTACCTGTCGCTGCTGGACCATGCCACCTACACCGCGGGTGCCGTGCGGGCGATCTGGAAGGAACTGGGCGGCAGCATCCAGGGCAAGGACCGCCTGGCTGCGACCCCGAGCAACGCCAAGGTGCTGGCCCGGGCGTTCTCCCCAGACCTGGCGGAGATCATCCGCGACATCAACAAATACAGTAACAACACCATGGCCCAGCAGTTGTTCCTGAGCCTCGGCGCGCAGTTCCGTAACGAAGCCGATGGTGATGACGCCAAGGCGGCACAACGGGTGGTGCGCCAGTGGCTGGCCAAGAAAGGCATCACCGCGCCGCACCTGGTGATGGAGAACGGCTCCGGTCTGTCCCGTGCCGAACGGGTCAGCGCCCGGGAAATGGCGGCGATGCTGCAAGCGGCCTGGCGCAGCCCGTATTCGGCGGAGTTCATTAGCTCGATGCCGATTGCCGGCACCGACGGCACCATGCGCAAACGCCTGAAGACCACCGCCATGGCCGGCGAGGCCCACGTCAAGACCGGTACCCTGAACACCGTCCGCGCCATCGCCGGCTACAGCCGCGACATCAATGGCAACACCTGGGCGGTGGTAGCGATCCTCAACGATCCGAAGCCATGGGGCGCTTCGTCGGTGCTGGACCAGGTGCTGCTGGACCTGTACCGCCAGCCGAAACTGCCGCAGACGGCTTCGGTGCTCTGA
- a CDS encoding EscJ/YscJ/HrcJ family type III secretion inner membrane ring protein → MKPGLWGLLLCLALAGCRQPNLLEGLDQQQANEVLSVLQRNNIAAVKVDAGKSGYAVKIDQVDLPAAVDLLNLYSLPSRPRLQVAEMFPADSLVASPRAEKARLYSALEQRIEQSLGVLEGVVSARVHVSYDLDAGEGGRKPSPIHLSAVVLHERDVEPQLLITDIKRFLKNSFAAVAYENVSVVLSKRSATQHVAPSVVTTRRHSPWPWWLAAIGAVLVAGGGAWLYRQSTARPRDVGP, encoded by the coding sequence ATGAAGCCAGGCCTGTGGGGACTGCTGTTGTGCCTGGCGCTGGCGGGTTGCCGTCAGCCGAACCTGCTGGAAGGGCTGGATCAACAACAGGCCAATGAAGTGCTTTCGGTGCTGCAGCGCAACAATATCGCCGCGGTGAAAGTCGACGCTGGCAAGAGCGGTTATGCGGTGAAAATCGATCAAGTGGATTTGCCCGCCGCCGTCGACCTGCTCAATCTGTATTCGTTGCCCTCCCGGCCACGCCTGCAAGTGGCCGAAATGTTTCCCGCCGATTCCCTGGTGGCCTCGCCCCGTGCGGAAAAGGCCCGACTGTATTCGGCGTTGGAGCAGCGCATCGAACAGTCGCTGGGTGTGCTCGAAGGCGTGGTGTCGGCACGGGTCCACGTCAGTTACGACCTCGATGCGGGCGAAGGTGGGCGCAAGCCGTCGCCCATCCACCTTTCAGCGGTGGTGTTGCATGAGCGCGATGTCGAACCGCAGTTGCTGATCACCGACATCAAGCGCTTTCTCAAGAACAGTTTTGCCGCGGTGGCGTACGAGAACGTTTCGGTGGTGCTGTCCAAACGCTCTGCAACCCAGCATGTCGCGCCGTCGGTGGTCACGACGCGGCGGCATTCGCCGTGGCCGTGGTGGTTGGCGGCGATTGGCGCGGTGCTGGTGGCCGGTGGTGGCGCTTGGTTGTATCGCCAGTCAACTGCAAGGCCGCGTGATGTCGGACCTTGA